One window of the Primulina eburnea isolate SZY01 chromosome 18, ASM2296580v1, whole genome shotgun sequence genome contains the following:
- the LOC140820127 gene encoding uncharacterized protein, producing MHLLTFPASVVVISIDPALGPVLLCVRVLESTLDSIPPHRPSPLEHRFERRLTELEDSVRSLHVKIAAEFIDTRVFMRSVNQALADMKSSLTEQIRAGFAEMRSNMPVQEDRDYSIVYTRGRKRKASEADFGVDDNLARKIASTSQTLHMFEPNLPVIVEESSEDIQVTPVPRKSGGEATTSRGVADNLGWEIGSGSQTQQIFEPNLEAIPEESAGDIQVTPDARISGGEATTSRDAGVRPLAETVTLKVKNSLARVRASMLDRSPSRIRGFYAEYEKSFYGPMAIANSRVTFLHIGEALRGLLEMQIRHPEVMSADDSLMDRDFYSAISVLAEAKDIDFNINLAPIVSKVKGSDPEWPCLSWEKARRILIPVYTDGRWFLLKLVTGVNKCIIYDLQRRHDPKFKDLNEDIEPILINAARLLSIVGNNPHPERPWNIKLHDEFRAKIIHEDSGAFVLAVAGYSLSRSAQVVLTLDDRLVSEFRYFLACNMFLNDW from the exons ATGCATCTCCTGACGTTTCCGGCATCCGTCGTGGTGATCTCGATAGATCCAGCTCTAGGACCAGTTCTCCTATGCGTACGGGTCCTAGAGTCTACTTTGGACTCAATCCCCCCCCACCGCCCATCACCCTTGGAGCATCGTTTCGAGCGGCGATTGACTGAGTTGGAGGATTCCGTTAGGTCCTTGCATGTGAAGATTGCAGCAGAATTTATTGATACCAGAGTGTTTATGAGGAGTGTAAATCAAGCTCTAGCTGACATGAAATCTAGTTTGACTGAACAGATTAGAGCTGGTTTTGCTGAGATGAGGTCTAACATGCCAGTGCAGGAGGACAGAGATTATAGCATAGTCTATACCAGAGGGCGGAAGAGGAAAGCATCTGAGGCAGATTTTG GTGTGGATGATAATCTGGCTAGGAAAATTGCGAGTACTAGCCAAACACTACATATGTTTGAGCCTAACCTTCCGGTGATTGTAGAGGAGTCCTCAGAAG ATATTCAAGTGACTCCGGTTCCGCGTAAGTCAGGTGGTGAGGCGACCACGTCTAGAG GTGTGGCTGATAATTTGGGTTGGGAAATTGGCAGTGGTAgccaaacccaacagatattTGAGCCTAACCTTGAAGCCATTCCAGAGGAGTCCGCAGGAG ATATTCAAGTGACTCCAGATGCGCGTATATCAGGAGGCGAGGCGACCACGTCGAGAG ATGCCGGTGTGAGGCCACTTGCGGAGACCGTGACACTGAAGGTAAAAAACTCACTTGCGCGAGTTAGGGCCTCGATGCTCGACCGTTCGCCCAGTAGGATTCGAGGTTTTTATGCCGAATATGAGAAGTCGTTCTACGGGCCCATGGCTATCGCAAACTCGCGTGTCACTTTCCTt CACATCGGCGAAGCTCTCCGTGGATTGCTTGAGATGCAGATCCGACATCCTGAAGTGATGTCGGCAGATGATTCGTTGATGGACAGAGATTTCTACTCTGCGATATCAGTTTTGGCCGAAGCTAAAGATATCGATTTCAACATAAATCTGGCACCGATTGTGAGCAAAGTCAAAGGTAGTGATCCAGAATGGCCTTGTCTCTCGTGGGAAAAGGCGCGAAGAATTCTCATCCCTGTCTACACAGATGGGCGCTGGTTTTTGCTAAAACTCGTGACAGGGGTGAATAAGTGCATTATATATGACTTGCAGCGAAGGCACGATCCCAAATTCAAAGATCTGAATGAAGACATAGAGCCTATACTTATAAACGCTGCTCGTCTGCTATCCATTGTTGGGAACAACCCACACCCCGAGAGGCCATGGAATATAAAACTACATGATGAATTCCGTGCCAAGATTATACA CGAAGATTCAGGAGCTTTTGTATTAGCGGTTGCCGGATACTCTCTGTCCAGGAGTGCGCAAGTAGTACTAACTTTAGATGATAGATTAGTTTCTGAGTTTAGATACTTTTTAGCTTGTAATATGTTCCTTAACGATTGGTGA
- the LOC140820128 gene encoding uncharacterized protein yields the protein MTTNGVESINARLLEERKLPIIALLDSLQRLASSWFARYRHASIASNTNLTPTIEGILRSRFTDAQGMQVFELGRMEFDVRSRGHSAIVDLESKRCTCRVFDIDRIPCAHAIAASWLANIDLYDMCSQYYFTMSWCMAYSETVYPVPEENEWPRNINFPLVLPPLLEKRVGRRKQNRFPSIGEFSKR from the coding sequence ATGACGACAAACGGGGTTGAGTCAATCAATGCTAGACTGCTTGAAGAAAGGAAGCTGCCAATCATTGCACTGTTAGATTCCTTGCAGAGACTGGCATCATCTTGGTTTGCCCGATATCGCCACGCATCAATTGCAAGTAACACTAACTTGACCCCTACGATCGAGGGAATCCTTCGTAGCAGGTTCACAGATGCCCAAGGAATGCAAGTTTTTGAATTAGGACGTATGGAGTTTGATGTTAGGAGTCGTGGACATTCGGCCATAGTGGACCTCGAATCAAAAAGATGCACATGTCGagtttttgatattgatagaatCCCATGTGCTCATGCCATCGCAGCTAGTTGGTTAGCGaatattgatttatatgatATGTGTTCACAGTACTATTTTACAATGTCATGGTGCATGGCTTACTCAGAGACTGTGTATCCCGTTCCGGAAGAAAATGAATGGCCACGCAACATTAATTTTCCATTGGTGTTGCCTCCTTTACTAGAGAAGAGAGTTGGCAGAAGAAAACAAAACAGATTTCCTTCAATTGGTGAATTCAGCAAAAGATAG